Proteins found in one Prochlorothrix hollandica PCC 9006 = CALU 1027 genomic segment:
- a CDS encoding BPTD_3080 family restriction endonuclease, whose amino-acid sequence MPSFFEQPILNSPYHYPGQHWELDNSGQPTGKIISSRREAEFITPIPKPKKSKKDKEVQQTLELFNTPGISDDNQEYDLSQFINSIRNKVSAWRQLPSPQSWKVSPATQRLLHYWRTHEFQGIRPFFCQLEAVETAIWLAEVAPTTVKDKAFLQHLEDARKDANPELFRIALKLATGAGKTTVMAMLMAWQVVNAVRSPTSQRFTRGFLIVTPGITIRDRLRVLQPNDTESYYAQRELVPTDMLQDLQKAKIVITNYHAFKLRERVQMASGTRKMLQGWGPELDTQETEGQMLQRVMPALMGIKNILVLNDEAHHCYREKPDTHDVADFKGEEKDEAKKNNEAARLWISGIEAVKRHIGVQKVYDLSATPFFLRGSGYYEGTLFPWTVSDFSLMDAIESGIVKLPRVPVADNLPGGEMPKFRNLWEHIRKRMPKKGRGKSQTLDPLSLPAELQTAMEALYGHYTKTFDLWQEEGIEVPPVFIVVCNNTATSKLVYDWISGFDQENDDGSMRPVQGRLELFRNTDDYGNPYARPRTLLIDSEQLESGDALDKNFRSAAAAEIDRFRYEISQREGSVAVEKLTDQDLLREVMNTVGKAGKLGESIRCVVSVSMLTEGWDCNNVTHILGVRAFGTQLLCEQVIGRALRRQSYEINEDGNFNVEYADVLGIPFDFTAQEVSVKPQKPAKTIHVCAVRPDRDPLAITFPRVEGYRVELPDTRLEAQFGEDSLLELTPYLVGPSVTRNEGIIGEGVDLSIEHLDKMRESTVLFYLTKRLLYTKYRDPGKEPKIHLFGQLKRITRQWMKGYLRCTGGTYPAQVIYQEIADMACERICKAITEAIVGEKPIKAILDAYNPVGSTVHVNFNTSKESRWKTDPRRCHINWVVLDSDWESEFCRVAEANPRVRAYVKNHNLGLEVPYLYGSTPRKYLPDFVVQVDDGHGPDDLLHLIVEIKGYRGEDAKDKASTMRNYWIPGVNNLGTYGRWAFAEFRAVFEIQTEFNQVVEDAASPLSPAAKNNVFHRLHP is encoded by the coding sequence ATGCCATCCTTCTTTGAACAACCCATCCTCAACTCTCCCTATCACTATCCGGGTCAACATTGGGAGTTAGATAACAGTGGCCAACCGACCGGCAAGATTATCTCTAGCCGCAGAGAGGCAGAGTTTATTACACCAATTCCGAAACCTAAAAAGAGTAAAAAGGATAAAGAGGTACAGCAGACCCTAGAACTCTTTAATACCCCTGGGATATCAGACGATAATCAGGAATATGATTTATCTCAGTTCATCAATAGTATTCGTAACAAGGTTAGTGCATGGCGGCAACTGCCTAGCCCGCAATCTTGGAAGGTGAGTCCGGCGACTCAGCGACTGCTGCACTATTGGCGCACCCATGAGTTTCAGGGGATCCGGCCCTTCTTTTGCCAGTTGGAGGCGGTGGAGACGGCCATTTGGTTGGCTGAGGTGGCCCCTACCACCGTGAAGGATAAGGCGTTCCTCCAGCACCTGGAAGATGCCAGGAAAGATGCGAATCCTGAACTGTTCCGCATTGCTCTCAAGCTAGCCACTGGAGCCGGGAAGACAACGGTGATGGCGATGCTGATGGCTTGGCAGGTGGTGAATGCGGTGCGTAGCCCCACTAGCCAGCGGTTCACCCGTGGGTTCTTGATTGTGACCCCTGGCATTACGATCCGCGATCGCCTGCGGGTACTCCAGCCCAATGACACCGAGAGCTACTATGCCCAGCGGGAGCTGGTGCCCACGGATATGCTCCAGGATTTGCAAAAGGCGAAAATTGTCATTACCAACTACCACGCCTTCAAGCTACGGGAGCGGGTGCAGATGGCCAGTGGTACCCGCAAGATGTTGCAAGGTTGGGGACCGGAGCTAGACACCCAGGAAACCGAGGGCCAGATGCTGCAACGGGTGATGCCAGCGCTGATGGGCATCAAGAACATTCTGGTGCTGAATGATGAGGCCCACCACTGCTACCGCGAAAAGCCCGACACCCATGATGTGGCGGACTTCAAGGGAGAGGAGAAGGACGAGGCCAAGAAGAACAACGAAGCTGCTCGCCTCTGGATTTCGGGGATTGAGGCGGTGAAGCGCCACATTGGGGTGCAGAAGGTCTATGACCTCTCGGCCACACCCTTTTTTTTGAGGGGATCGGGCTATTACGAGGGGACGCTGTTTCCCTGGACGGTGAGCGACTTTTCCCTGATGGATGCGATCGAGTCTGGCATTGTCAAGTTGCCCAGGGTTCCCGTGGCGGACAACCTGCCAGGGGGCGAGATGCCCAAGTTTCGCAACCTGTGGGAGCACATTCGTAAACGGATGCCCAAGAAGGGGCGAGGCAAGTCCCAGACCTTAGACCCCCTGAGCCTGCCTGCTGAGCTGCAAACGGCCATGGAAGCCCTCTACGGCCACTACACCAAGACCTTTGATCTGTGGCAAGAGGAGGGGATTGAGGTGCCGCCGGTGTTTATTGTGGTCTGCAACAATACGGCCACCTCCAAACTGGTGTACGACTGGATTTCTGGATTTGACCAAGAGAACGATGACGGCTCTATGCGCCCGGTACAGGGACGTTTAGAACTCTTCCGGAACACGGACGACTATGGCAATCCCTATGCTCGCCCTAGAACCTTACTGATCGACAGTGAGCAGCTAGAGTCGGGGGATGCCCTGGACAAGAACTTTCGATCGGCGGCAGCGGCAGAAATCGATCGCTTTCGCTATGAAATCAGCCAGCGGGAGGGATCGGTTGCGGTGGAGAAGCTCACGGATCAAGACTTGCTGCGGGAGGTGATGAACACTGTGGGCAAGGCGGGCAAGCTGGGGGAATCGATTCGCTGTGTGGTGTCGGTGTCGATGCTCACCGAAGGATGGGACTGTAACAATGTCACCCATATCTTGGGTGTGCGGGCCTTTGGGACTCAACTGCTGTGTGAGCAGGTGATTGGCCGCGCCCTGCGGCGACAGTCTTATGAAATTAATGAAGATGGCAATTTTAATGTGGAGTATGCCGATGTGCTGGGTATTCCCTTTGATTTCACGGCCCAGGAGGTCAGTGTTAAGCCCCAGAAACCTGCTAAGACCATTCATGTCTGCGCGGTGCGGCCCGATCGCGACCCCCTGGCCATTACCTTTCCCCGCGTGGAGGGCTACCGGGTGGAGTTGCCCGATACCCGTTTGGAAGCCCAGTTTGGGGAAGACTCGCTCCTGGAGCTGACACCCTATCTGGTTGGTCCGTCCGTGACCCGTAACGAGGGTATCATTGGCGAAGGCGTTGACCTGAGCATTGAGCATCTGGACAAGATGCGGGAATCCACTGTCCTCTTTTACCTCACCAAGCGGCTGCTTTACACTAAATATCGCGATCCCGGCAAGGAGCCGAAGATACACCTGTTTGGGCAGCTCAAGCGCATCACCCGCCAGTGGATGAAGGGCTATCTGCGCTGCACCGGGGGCACCTATCCGGCCCAGGTGATTTATCAGGAAATTGCCGATATGGCTTGTGAGCGCATTTGCAAAGCCATCACTGAGGCGATCGTGGGCGAAAAGCCCATCAAGGCGATTCTCGATGCCTATAACCCTGTGGGGTCTACTGTCCATGTCAATTTCAATACCTCAAAAGAATCCCGCTGGAAGACCGATCCGCGCCGCTGCCACATCAATTGGGTGGTGCTGGATAGCGATTGGGAAAGCGAGTTTTGCCGCGTGGCGGAAGCTAATCCCCGCGTGCGAGCCTATGTCAAAAACCACAATCTGGGGCTAGAGGTGCCCTACCTTTATGGCTCTACGCCCCGGAAGTATCTACCCGATTTTGTTGTGCAGGTGGACGATGGCCACGGCCCTGATGATCTGCTGCATCTGATTGTGGAGATCAAGGGTTACCGGGGCGAAGACGCTAAGGACAAGGCCAGCACCATGCGCAATTACTGGATTCCGGGGGTCAATAATCTGGGAACCTATGGCCGCTGGGCCTTTGCGGAGTTTCGGGCAGTGTTTGAAATTCAGACAGAGTTTAACCAGGTGGTGGAAGATGCGGCCAGCCCCTTGTCACCAGCCGCCAAGAATAACGTTTTCCACCGACTTCACCCCTAG
- a CDS encoding IS66 family transposase — protein sequence HHEGVEPTNNAAERSLRPAVIARKLSFGSRSRQGSQFVARLLTVTSSLKVQQRPILDFLTDACRAHRYHLAPPSLLPPAES from the coding sequence CCACCATGAGGGTGTTGAACCCACCAATAATGCAGCGGAGCGCTCCCTCCGACCAGCGGTGATTGCTCGCAAACTCAGCTTTGGCTCTCGGTCTCGACAGGGTAGCCAGTTTGTGGCCCGTCTGTTGACGGTCACCTCTTCTCTCAAGGTTCAACAACGTCCCATTCTGGACTTCCTCACGGACGCTTGTCGTGCCCATCGCTACCACCTCGCTCCTCCTTCTCTTCTCCCTCCCGCTGAGTCCTAA
- a CDS encoding DUF6444 domain-containing protein, protein MSQSEPAICPPIPVPIEAWEQTPACVKASVSLLLAELEQAKKHLKGLEERLARLEEQSSQTSENSSKPPSPDGFRGKKKESRAKSERQRGGQKGHEGKGRGFYPV, encoded by the coding sequence ATGAGTCAATCCGAGCCAGCCATCTGTCCCCCCATACCTGTGCCCATCGAAGCCTGGGAGCAGACCCCGGCCTGTGTCAAAGCATCGGTCAGTCTGCTGTTGGCAGAGTTGGAGCAAGCCAAAAAGCACCTGAAGGGACTAGAGGAGCGTCTAGCCCGTCTCGAAGAGCAGTCGTCTCAGACCTCAGAGAATTCGTCCAAGCCCCCGTCCCCAGATGGATTTCGGGGGAAAAAGAAAGAGAGCCGTGCCAAGAGTGAGCGTCAGCGTGGGGGCCAGAAAGGTCATGAGGGTAAAGGGAGAGGGTTTTATCCAGTA
- a CDS encoding 3'-5' exonuclease, producing MQFRIADTFTSSLANLTAQEQKAVKTTAFDLQVDGTRPGLRFHKLEKYKDPNFCSVSVNMDLRLIVHKTDNSLLLCYVGHHEPAYAWAERRKIATHPTTGAAQLVEVRETVEEVVVQQTVTRNPLLFDRMPEADLLSYGVPLEWVPDVFQATEDTLLDIAEHLPQEAAEALLALATGGKPPIALILEPSLDPFKHPDAQRRFRTMGSRTDLQIALDYPWEKWTVFLHPTQRDFVERPYSGPARISGSAGTGKTIVALHRAVHLARLHPQAQILITTFSPALANALKVKLSRLLGIPLPEQISNPDNPLLPQLGEFITENDPPLAGRIKVYAIQDLARQIYAQSHGEPTLATDQQLRSLLINTLESSQFKPEFLWSEWKEVVDPWFLRTWEDYRDVKRLGRKTRLSASKREILWSIFQQVWQKLGEQGLTTESQLFHDAIASIQNNSPFDYAIADEAQDLDVPQLRFLAALGRQHKDGLFFTGDLGQRIFQQPFSWKSVGVSIQGRSHTLNINYRTSHQIRQKADILLPGYLSDVDGNQEDRRNTISLFTGPMPTIKVLEDAEEEQEMVARWLQQQLQGGVNPEEIGVFVRSTAELPRAARAVKAAGSTPSILDQRMMPEPDAISVSTMHLAKGLEFRSVAVMACDYEVIPLASRMEAIADESDLEEVYNTERHLLYVACTRARDELLITGVDPISEFVEDLL from the coding sequence ATGCAGTTTCGTATTGCCGACACATTCACTAGCAGCCTCGCTAACCTCACTGCCCAGGAACAGAAAGCTGTTAAAACCACCGCTTTTGATCTCCAGGTGGATGGTACAAGGCCAGGGCTGCGGTTTCACAAGCTGGAGAAGTATAAGGATCCTAACTTCTGCTCCGTGAGCGTCAACATGGATCTGAGGCTGATCGTCCACAAAACCGACAACAGCCTTCTCCTTTGCTACGTTGGCCACCATGAACCCGCCTATGCTTGGGCAGAGCGCCGCAAAATTGCCACCCACCCCACCACCGGAGCGGCCCAACTGGTAGAGGTGAGGGAAACCGTGGAAGAGGTTGTGGTTCAGCAGACAGTGACCCGTAATCCGCTGCTGTTCGATCGAATGCCAGAGGCTGACTTGCTCAGCTATGGGGTCCCCCTGGAATGGGTGCCCGATGTTTTCCAAGCCACTGAAGATACCCTACTGGATATCGCTGAACACCTACCCCAGGAAGCAGCCGAAGCCCTCTTAGCATTGGCCACCGGGGGCAAACCTCCGATCGCCCTCATCCTGGAACCCAGCCTAGATCCCTTCAAACACCCCGACGCACAGCGGCGATTTCGCACCATGGGCAGTCGTACTGACCTCCAAATTGCCCTGGACTACCCCTGGGAAAAGTGGACTGTTTTCCTGCACCCCACCCAACGGGATTTTGTGGAGCGCCCATACAGCGGACCCGCCCGCATCTCTGGCTCAGCGGGCACCGGCAAAACGATCGTGGCACTCCACCGGGCCGTTCACTTAGCCCGCCTCCATCCCCAAGCCCAAATCCTGATCACCACCTTTTCCCCCGCCCTGGCTAATGCCCTGAAGGTGAAGCTAAGCCGGTTGTTAGGCATTCCCCTACCCGAACAGATCAGTAATCCAGACAATCCCCTACTCCCGCAATTGGGTGAATTTATCACAGAGAACGATCCCCCCCTGGCTGGACGGATTAAGGTCTATGCTATCCAGGACTTAGCCCGCCAAATCTATGCCCAATCCCATGGAGAGCCAACCCTAGCCACAGATCAGCAACTGCGATCGCTCCTGATCAACACCCTGGAATCCAGCCAGTTCAAACCAGAGTTCTTGTGGTCAGAGTGGAAGGAAGTTGTGGATCCTTGGTTCTTGCGAACCTGGGAGGACTATCGAGACGTGAAGCGCTTGGGCCGTAAAACCCGGCTCTCAGCAAGCAAACGGGAAATACTCTGGTCTATCTTTCAACAGGTTTGGCAGAAGCTGGGAGAGCAGGGTCTAACGACAGAATCCCAACTATTCCACGACGCGATCGCCAGCATCCAGAATAATTCGCCCTTCGATTACGCGATCGCCGATGAAGCCCAGGACTTAGACGTTCCCCAACTCAGGTTTTTAGCGGCTTTGGGCCGCCAACACAAAGACGGTCTATTTTTCACCGGAGACTTAGGCCAGCGCATCTTTCAGCAACCCTTTTCTTGGAAATCTGTGGGGGTCAGCATTCAAGGCCGATCGCACACCCTGAACATCAACTACCGCACCTCTCACCAGATCCGACAGAAAGCCGATATCTTACTCCCCGGCTATCTGAGTGATGTAGACGGGAACCAAGAAGACCGACGCAACACCATCTCCCTGTTCACTGGTCCCATGCCCACCATCAAGGTGCTGGAAGATGCCGAAGAAGAGCAGGAAATGGTAGCCCGTTGGCTCCAACAGCAGCTACAGGGGGGAGTGAACCCGGAAGAGATTGGAGTTTTTGTGCGGTCTACTGCGGAACTGCCTAGGGCGGCTCGGGCCGTCAAAGCAGCGGGGTCCACTCCCTCAATCTTGGATCAGCGGATGATGCCTGAACCAGACGCGATCTCTGTCTCTACCATGCACCTGGCCAAGGGGCTGGAGTTTCGGTCTGTAGCTGTGATGGCTTGCGATTATGAGGTGATCCCTTTGGCATCTCGCATGGAGGCGATCGCTGACGAATCCGACCTAGAAGAGGTCTACAACACAGAACGCCACCTGCTTTATGTGGCCTGCACCAGGGCACGGGATGAACTGTTGATCACGGGAGTGGATCCCATTTCTGAGTTTGTGGAGGATTTATTGTGA
- a CDS encoding BREX system Lon protease-like protein BrxL — protein MRDQNAILKSASGFLKILYPHLSLTPDDYDRDCLQPARQLRQFIRNSLYHLDEEFRQYGLSIGVEAKP, from the coding sequence ATTCGGGATCAAAACGCCATCCTCAAATCAGCTTCCGGCTTTCTCAAAATCCTCTATCCCCATTTAAGCCTGACCCCCGACGACTACGATCGCGACTGCCTCCAACCGGCTCGACAACTGCGCCAATTCATCCGCAACTCCCTCTATCACCTGGATGAAGAGTTTCGCCAATATGGTCTCTCGATCGGGGTGGAAGCCAAGCCATGA
- a CDS encoding cysteine desulfurase family protein has protein sequence MIYLDYNASTPVDRRVADVMYHSLTTTVGNPSSVDHAWGDRATATIDSARHHLAQLLNTDPRTLVFTSGATESLNLAIHGTVQHLTRQGIRPRLAVTALEHKAVLEPCQTLAQADLVDLEILPVNGQGQLDLSQLEQCCHQGPHLLCTMAANNEIGTLNPMAEIAAIARRYQIPLLCDATQALGKIPLDLAAWGGTVLLACSAHKLYGPQGCGALVVPRTYALGSLFQGGNQQRGLRPGTLNLPGIVGFGEACRLRSLEMATDEARIATLRDRLTAQLQAQIPDLVIHGDRTPRLAGTLSLSIPGIPSTALLARLRHQLACSTGSACTSGSPAPSHVLRALGLSAVHLNSALRLSLGKFTTIPELDHAATLLIQTITHIKALN, from the coding sequence ATGATTTATTTGGATTACAACGCCAGCACCCCCGTCGATCGCCGCGTTGCCGATGTTATGTACCACAGCCTCACCACCACCGTTGGCAACCCCAGCAGCGTTGATCACGCATGGGGCGATCGGGCTACCGCCACCATCGACAGCGCCCGCCACCACCTAGCCCAGCTCCTCAACACCGACCCCCGCACCCTTGTCTTCACCTCCGGAGCCACCGAAAGCCTCAACCTGGCCATCCATGGCACCGTTCAACACCTCACCCGCCAGGGAATCCGCCCCCGCCTCGCCGTCACTGCCCTGGAACATAAGGCAGTATTGGAACCCTGCCAGACCTTGGCCCAAGCTGACCTCGTAGATCTGGAGATATTGCCAGTTAATGGCCAAGGCCAATTGGATTTAAGTCAACTAGAGCAGTGCTGTCACCAAGGGCCACACCTCCTCTGCACCATGGCCGCCAACAACGAAATTGGCACCCTCAACCCCATGGCTGAGATTGCCGCGATCGCCCGCCGTTACCAAATCCCCCTGCTGTGCGATGCCACCCAAGCCCTAGGCAAAATCCCCCTCGATCTCGCCGCCTGGGGCGGTACGGTGCTCCTAGCCTGCTCTGCCCACAAACTCTATGGACCCCAGGGCTGTGGTGCCCTCGTTGTGCCCCGCACCTATGCCTTAGGCTCCCTCTTCCAAGGGGGTAACCAACAGCGGGGATTACGCCCTGGTACGCTGAATTTGCCCGGTATCGTCGGATTTGGCGAAGCCTGCCGCCTCCGTAGCCTGGAAATGGCCACCGATGAAGCCCGCATTGCAACCCTGCGGGACCGTCTGACAGCCCAGCTCCAGGCCCAGATTCCCGATCTCGTCATCCACGGCGATCGCACCCCCCGCCTCGCCGGAACCCTCAGCCTCTCCATTCCCGGCATCCCCTCCACGGCCCTCCTGGCCCGCCTCCGCCACCAGTTAGCCTGCTCCACCGGCTCTGCCTGCACTTCCGGTAGTCCAGCCCCGTCCCATGTCCTCCGTGCCCTGGGCCTCTCCGCTGTCCACCTCAACAGCGCCCTCCGCCTCAGCCTGGGCAAGTTCACCACCATCCCAGAACTAGATCACGCCGCAACCCTACTAATCCAAACCATTACGCACATTAAAGCCCTGAATTAA
- a CDS encoding Uma2 family endonuclease gives MVTLTLPPALRLSDRTFEELCHHNPTLRLERTAQGDLIAMTPAGSETGSRNADLLGQLWYWNHQTKRGIVFDSSAGFTLPNGAIRSPDAAWIEKSRWAAIPLEQRQKFAPICPDFVLELKSPSDDLPPLQGKLEEYIANGAQLGWLIDPSLKTVHCYRPKHPPDLLQNSKSLSGSPLLPNFTLDLALIWP, from the coding sequence ATGGTTACTTTGACCTTGCCTCCTGCCCTACGGTTGAGCGATCGAACCTTCGAGGAACTGTGCCACCATAACCCCACCCTACGCCTTGAACGCACCGCCCAAGGAGACCTGATCGCCATGACCCCTGCCGGAAGCGAAACCGGATCCCGCAATGCCGATCTTCTGGGTCAATTGTGGTACTGGAACCACCAAACTAAACGCGGCATCGTTTTCGACTCCTCCGCCGGATTCACCCTGCCTAACGGAGCCATTCGCTCCCCCGACGCAGCCTGGATCGAAAAAAGCCGCTGGGCAGCTATCCCCCTCGAACAACGCCAGAAATTTGCCCCCATTTGCCCCGATTTTGTCCTAGAACTCAAATCCCCTAGCGACGATCTGCCCCCCCTCCAAGGCAAACTCGAAGAATATATCGCCAACGGGGCACAACTGGGCTGGCTTATTGACCCTAGTCTCAAAACCGTTCACTGCTACCGCCCAAAGCATCCCCCCGACCTCCTCCAAAACTCCAAAAGCCTCTCCGGCAGTCCCCTCCTCCCAAACTTCACCCTCGACCTTGCCCTCATCTGGCCCTAG
- a CDS encoding DUF4129 domain-containing transglutaminase family protein: MPRFILGLTLLFWGWQTGLWIFAIPFALVVEAAPWWPSRWDFGDDDFKNIFNFCIMLFLIVGVYFFITSRNLETGYLFIRLQPIFFLLLLTTQLYSNRDRISILVFFPFLSGEQPAAVGVPFPSTGNLSTSAEADLALDLRYGYFGLCLIAASAANTPGYGFYLGMVALVMGMLWPGRSRRRGGGYWLLLMVLAATLGFGGSLAVNRIHRAFEQQVINWISDYYRQDADPYQRDTAIGELGNLKQSNAIAFRVSAADRARVPKLLREATYNRYQSPLWVATEADFATVQPGNTSSGDPGSDISSSKISSSEISSNPPESTGSGQWLLDPSVDPVTLAQSPNRLTIAGNLREGKGLLKLPPGPVLLDPLQVKTVERNPYGTVRVEGSGGSLVYGVVFDPRRNDDAAPSEADLGLPPGERDVLEAVVAQLHLTEQQSQDVPDLLTQYFQQNFQYSLDLKATQGNLTPLSSFLLETRSGHCEYFATATTLLLRAAGIPSRYAIGFSVHEFSPLEQQFLVRTRHAHAWSLAYINGAWQTLDTTPGEWIEAENRVAPPWAFVGDWLSFAGFRWGLLWGQLKQINVRDYWWVLMIPLVVILLRQLDFQKQVQRLAVNPKATIAPPPDDWPGLDSELYTIEQVLAQADLARKPSETLGHWIDRLQSLPDASPHLQSLQPILDLHNRYRFDPQGLNTADRQRLRHLSTTWLQRWHQGTPV; this comes from the coding sequence ATGCCGCGATTTATTTTAGGTTTAACCCTTTTATTTTGGGGATGGCAAACGGGACTGTGGATCTTCGCCATTCCCTTTGCCCTAGTGGTGGAAGCAGCCCCCTGGTGGCCCTCCCGCTGGGATTTTGGAGACGACGATTTTAAGAATATTTTTAACTTTTGCATCATGCTCTTTCTGATTGTGGGGGTGTACTTTTTCATTACCTCCCGCAATTTGGAAACCGGTTATCTTTTCATCCGACTGCAACCGATTTTCTTTCTATTATTACTGACCACCCAACTCTATTCCAACCGCGATCGCATCTCCATTCTCGTCTTTTTCCCCTTCCTGTCGGGGGAACAGCCCGCTGCGGTGGGGGTTCCGTTCCCCAGCACGGGCAACCTCAGCACCTCGGCGGAAGCAGACCTAGCCCTGGATTTACGCTATGGCTACTTTGGTCTCTGCCTGATCGCCGCCAGTGCCGCCAATACCCCAGGTTATGGGTTTTATCTGGGTATGGTGGCCTTGGTCATGGGCATGTTGTGGCCGGGGCGATCGCGGCGCAGGGGTGGTGGCTATTGGCTCCTGTTGATGGTGCTGGCCGCCACCTTGGGCTTTGGGGGATCCTTGGCGGTGAACCGCATCCACAGGGCATTTGAACAGCAGGTCATTAACTGGATCAGTGACTACTACCGCCAAGATGCCGATCCCTACCAGCGGGATACGGCCATTGGGGAACTGGGGAACCTGAAGCAGTCCAACGCCATTGCTTTTCGGGTCAGCGCCGCCGATCGGGCACGGGTGCCCAAGCTCCTGCGAGAAGCTACCTATAACCGGTACCAATCCCCCCTCTGGGTGGCCACGGAGGCAGATTTTGCCACAGTGCAGCCTGGAAATACCAGTAGCGGCGATCCCGGCAGCGATATATCCAGCAGCAAGATTTCCAGCAGCGAGATTTCCAGCAACCCCCCGGAGTCCACCGGTTCCGGCCAATGGCTGCTGGATCCCAGCGTCGATCCGGTCACCCTGGCCCAAAGCCCCAACCGTCTGACCATTGCGGGCAACCTGCGGGAGGGCAAAGGCTTACTGAAGTTACCCCCCGGCCCGGTGCTGTTGGATCCGTTGCAGGTCAAGACCGTGGAGCGCAACCCCTATGGCACGGTGCGGGTGGAGGGGTCAGGGGGATCCCTGGTCTATGGTGTGGTGTTTGACCCCCGCCGCAATGATGACGCAGCCCCCAGCGAGGCAGACTTAGGGTTACCCCCTGGGGAGCGGGATGTGTTAGAGGCGGTGGTGGCCCAGTTGCACCTCACTGAGCAACAGTCCCAGGATGTTCCCGATCTCCTAACCCAGTATTTCCAGCAAAATTTTCAGTATTCCCTAGATTTGAAAGCAACTCAAGGCAATCTCACCCCCCTCTCTAGCTTTTTGTTAGAAACCCGCAGTGGTCATTGTGAATACTTCGCCACTGCCACGACGTTGCTGTTGCGGGCGGCGGGCATTCCTTCCCGCTATGCCATTGGCTTTTCGGTCCATGAATTCAGCCCCCTGGAGCAACAGTTTTTAGTGCGCACTCGCCACGCCCATGCCTGGAGTTTGGCCTATATCAATGGGGCTTGGCAAACCTTGGACACCACACCGGGGGAGTGGATCGAGGCGGAAAACCGAGTGGCTCCCCCCTGGGCCTTTGTGGGGGACTGGCTGTCGTTTGCGGGCTTTCGCTGGGGGCTGCTGTGGGGACAACTGAAACAGATTAATGTGCGTGACTATTGGTGGGTGTTGATGATTCCCTTGGTGGTGATTCTGTTGCGGCAGTTGGATTTCCAAAAACAGGTGCAACGGCTAGCGGTGAACCCGAAGGCAACGATCGCCCCGCCCCCCGATGACTGGCCCGGTTTGGATTCGGAGCTATATACCATTGAGCAGGTTTTGGCCCAGGCTGATTTGGCCCGCAAACCCTCGGAGACGTTGGGCCACTGGATCGATCGCCTCCAGTCTCTCCCCGATGCCAGTCCCCACCTCCAATCCCTGCAACCGATTTTGGATTTGCATAACCGCTACCGTTTTGATCCCCAGGGTCTGAACACCGCCGATCGCCAGCGCCTACGGCACCTCAGCACCACCTGGCTCCAACGCTGGCACCAAGGCACCCCCGTTTGA